From one Triticum urartu cultivar G1812 chromosome 3, Tu2.1, whole genome shotgun sequence genomic stretch:
- the LOC125549181 gene encoding uncharacterized protein LOC125549181: MAKWWRSMRCSSITGRRTAAKHKSGAEAAAGRRDSSPPTLELSTGKTNPQVPGWNKRTRVGLVGRTRMKLVPAKSSVVRWLSAEQRGGAARGRLSCCTCGCMRTCAG; this comes from the exons ATGGCGAAGTGGTGGCGGAGCATGCGGTGCAGCAGCATCACAGGGCGGCGGACAGCGGCAAAGCACAAATCAGGGGCGGAGGCCGCAGCGGGCAGAAGGGATAGCTCCCCTCCGACGCTCGAGCTCTCAACGGGGAAGACGAATCCCCAGGTGCCCGGATGGAATAAGAG GACTAGGGTTGGATTAGTTGGCAGGACGAGGATGAAGTTGGTTCCGGCCAAGAGCAGCGTCGTGCGCTGGCTGTCGGCGGAGCAGCGTGGAGGCGCGGCACGGGGGAGGCTCAGCTGCTGCACCTGTGGCTGCATGCGCACATGTGCTGGCTGA